In candidate division KSB1 bacterium, a genomic segment contains:
- a CDS encoding tetratricopeptide repeat protein: protein MKRTLECRWCILGALAMAFLIGCASTKPKEGPTAEEQFNVDELLGEKQPAARPTDKDAEEAEVLRLLGVTKEEKAATSVAESTKSVTPSAQVAALQKQLENKDLEIAALRSEVARKSERIDELQRELRELKTAPATTLPSGTPSYEGRYKQALETYQKRQYRQAITLFEALLAEQPNHRLADNCQYWIGECRYGLGDFEQAIADFQKVFGLGDRNKSDAAQLKIGLCYLRLGDTLRAKEEFQRLLVEYPKSEFAPRAQNYLDRLQ, encoded by the coding sequence ATGAAACGGACGCTTGAGTGCCGCTGGTGCATCCTGGGGGCGTTGGCCATGGCGTTCCTCATCGGCTGTGCGTCGACAAAACCCAAGGAAGGACCTACTGCCGAGGAGCAATTTAACGTAGATGAACTCCTTGGCGAGAAACAGCCGGCAGCCCGGCCCACGGACAAAGACGCAGAAGAGGCGGAGGTGCTGCGCTTGCTGGGCGTGACCAAGGAAGAGAAAGCAGCGACCTCCGTTGCTGAGTCGACCAAGTCAGTCACACCTTCGGCTCAAGTGGCGGCGCTGCAGAAGCAGTTAGAGAACAAGGACCTAGAGATTGCTGCCCTGCGCTCCGAGGTGGCCAGGAAATCTGAGCGCATTGATGAACTGCAGCGCGAGCTCCGGGAGTTGAAAACGGCCCCGGCAACAACGCTGCCGTCGGGCACCCCCAGCTACGAAGGAAGATACAAACAAGCGTTGGAGACTTATCAGAAGCGCCAATACCGCCAGGCCATTACCTTGTTCGAAGCCCTTCTTGCCGAGCAGCCGAACCACAGATTGGCGGATAACTGCCAGTATTGGATTGGTGAATGCCGCTACGGACTCGGTGATTTTGAACAGGCCATTGCCGATTTTCAGAAAGTCTTTGGCCTCGGGGACCGCAACAAGAGTGACGCGGCGCAACTAAAGATCGGCCTCTGTTACCTGCGCCTGGGCGATACGCTGCGCGCCAAGGAAGAGTTTCAACGGCTGCTGGTTGAGTATCCCAAGAGCGAATTCGCGCCACGGGCGCAGAACTACTTGGACCGGCTGCAGTGA
- a CDS encoding MFS transporter gives MTERESFVHQKEAWAPRAWLTRNVAALSAVSLLNDISSEMIYPLLPLFLTTVLGAGPAFLGVVEGIAETTASLLKLFSGWLSDRLRRRKALTVGGYGVSSLARPLTALAAAPWHVLVVRFWDRVGKGVRTAPRDALLVASVPATSRGKAFGLQRAMDHLGAVLGPLIATLMLGTVTANVRTVFWCATIPAALSILVLITLVKEHAVSHTEVTAPTLAWRQFDRRFFSYMGIIFLFTLGNSSDMFLLLRASNLGVPAALVPTLWMVHHVVKSATSLPGGSLSDRIGRKRVIIAGWLVYALTYAGFALARSSWHAWTLFVLYGLFFGLTEGTEKALVADFVRPEERGTAYGLFNFAIGIGALPASVIMGLLWQKLGPGVAFGTGAALAGVSCLLLSLLHVPTSGHQK, from the coding sequence ATGACGGAGAGAGAGTCGTTCGTGCATCAGAAGGAAGCTTGGGCACCCCGCGCCTGGCTGACCCGTAACGTGGCGGCCTTGAGTGCGGTCAGCCTTCTCAACGACATCAGCAGCGAGATGATCTATCCCTTGCTCCCGCTCTTTCTCACGACGGTACTCGGCGCGGGGCCGGCGTTTCTCGGCGTAGTGGAAGGGATCGCCGAGACCACTGCCAGTCTTTTGAAGCTGTTCTCCGGCTGGTTGTCCGATCGTCTGCGCCGTCGTAAAGCGCTGACGGTGGGCGGGTATGGGGTCTCCTCATTGGCGCGCCCGCTCACCGCGCTTGCTGCTGCACCTTGGCACGTTCTGGTGGTGCGCTTCTGGGACAGGGTGGGCAAAGGGGTGCGCACCGCCCCCCGCGACGCTCTGCTGGTGGCCTCTGTGCCCGCGACGAGTCGCGGCAAAGCTTTTGGCCTGCAACGGGCGATGGACCATCTGGGTGCGGTCCTCGGACCACTGATTGCTACCCTCATGCTGGGCACCGTCACCGCCAATGTGCGCACCGTGTTCTGGTGCGCGACCATCCCCGCTGCCCTCAGCATCCTGGTGCTCATCACTCTGGTGAAAGAGCATGCCGTCTCTCACACCGAGGTGACTGCGCCCACCTTAGCCTGGCGACAGTTTGACCGCCGCTTTTTCAGCTATATGGGCATCATCTTCCTCTTCACCTTGGGCAACTCCAGCGACATGTTCCTCTTGTTGCGGGCGAGTAACTTAGGAGTACCCGCAGCTCTGGTGCCGACATTGTGGATGGTCCACCACGTGGTCAAGTCCGCAACGTCTCTGCCCGGAGGCAGCCTGTCGGACCGTATCGGTAGAAAGCGCGTCATTATCGCAGGGTGGCTCGTCTACGCGCTCACATATGCCGGCTTCGCCCTCGCCCGTTCCAGCTGGCACGCCTGGACCCTTTTTGTGCTCTACGGCCTCTTCTTCGGCCTCACCGAGGGGACAGAAAAGGCTCTGGTCGCAGACTTTGTGCGACCAGAAGAACGAGGGACCGCCTACGGCCTTTTCAATTTTGCCATAGGGATTGGCGCCCTGCCGGCCAGTGTCATCATGGGTCTCTTGTGGCAGAAACTGGGGCCGGGTGTCGCCTTCGGCACCGGTGCTGCCCTGGCAGGCGTTTCCTGCCTGTTGCTCTCTCTGCTTCACGTGCCAACGTCCGGCCACCAAAAGTGA
- a CDS encoding DUF5110 domain-containing protein gives MVRFTLLSPTLVRLEFSPSGSFVDQPSVVVTNRSWPRLEAKEYARDGFLCLEGERLRIRYREDSGPFAPHNLEITYRHGSQWRSWRPGQSDPHNLGGTLHSLDGVSESSLPPLPDGILSRSGFYVLQDERHALLTPEGWHAPRKEPDAQDWYFFGYGTDYGLALQEYARLTGAIPLLPRWTFGAWYSRYWPYKEQELREVVLRFQREGFPLDVLVIDVDWHLHGWEGYDWNPAYFPKPEEFLAWLHRQGLKVTLNNHPGLLPREESRYAEVCARLGTGSLAPDGSFVFNLALKDHAEVFMDLLHKPFHAQGVDFWWIDGAAAAAPGVNGQMWTNKVYFEKSQSYTGKRGLIFSRYGGPGSHRYPICFSGDTYSDWGVLRYEIAFTATAGNVLIPYWTHDIGGFFGNKLDDELYVRWVQFGALSPCLRLHSDHGIREPWHYNAKAQRIVRHFFQLRYRLLPYLYTYAHEAHQRALPLCRPLYLEWPHVEEAYTYPHEYLLGRELLVAPIDEPGRRRVATKEVYFPPGAWVDLFTGRRIQGPKVAVWRSSLAEMPLFARAGAIIPQANEARSGTPETLSIDVYTGSAGSFALYEDDGETLAFQSGQYRITPIIYEIISGHHRVTLGPATGSYPSAPKARAYVVRLVGLPKPAGVALNGRNLPQARSKRVLDTSEQAWHFDKKARWVLVKTGLRSPSEPIVISVNCTADAEYLQLLATAEHCLHQVERVAKLVPTESVWAPLRREVWTLKKRVHAYWKGAVSGTAGKELLRNELEGTTATLRGLAERVARLPDTGRHRALLEQLFELVACPRLGEVLGGQATLPISCTFASGAVAPPILVRSRLEVSPEWQHCVQGSEIVEGKLLPGEVFTVRFLVTPPTRFSVDRVFFKLNNSLRWNNQEFDYPAEFVFPATFLQAYHLIGPFDNLDGQALDRMEPPEYEIDLGARYQGRFGQVRWQKWQWRPPRRSTGAVFINLRNTIWSGHDVAAYAVTELESPKEMQVLFALGSTGGYRLWVNGEMVHVHRQQRPAEIGQDRLLVHLRAGRNRVLIKSAHTGGSWGFFLQVTDTRGRPVPGLINTYVE, from the coding sequence ATGGTGCGATTCACTTTGCTCTCCCCAACCCTGGTCAGGCTAGAGTTCTCCCCCAGCGGTTCCTTTGTGGACCAGCCTTCGGTGGTGGTGACCAATCGCTCTTGGCCACGGCTGGAAGCGAAGGAGTATGCCCGTGACGGCTTCCTCTGTCTGGAGGGAGAGCGCCTCCGCATCCGGTACCGCGAGGATTCCGGCCCGTTTGCGCCCCACAACCTCGAAATCACGTATCGCCATGGGAGCCAATGGCGGAGCTGGCGGCCAGGGCAAAGCGACCCCCACAACCTGGGCGGCACCTTGCACAGCCTGGACGGCGTTTCCGAAAGTAGTCTGCCTCCTTTGCCCGACGGCATCCTCAGCCGCAGCGGCTTCTACGTGCTCCAAGACGAGCGTCACGCCTTGCTCACGCCCGAGGGGTGGCACGCTCCCCGCAAGGAACCGGATGCGCAAGACTGGTATTTCTTCGGCTATGGGACGGACTATGGTTTGGCTCTTCAAGAATACGCCCGGCTCACTGGCGCCATACCGCTGTTGCCACGCTGGACCTTTGGCGCCTGGTACTCCCGCTACTGGCCCTATAAGGAGCAGGAACTGCGCGAAGTAGTGCTTCGCTTCCAGAGGGAGGGCTTTCCCCTGGACGTGCTGGTCATCGATGTGGACTGGCATCTTCACGGCTGGGAAGGGTACGACTGGAATCCCGCTTACTTTCCTAAGCCAGAGGAGTTTCTTGCGTGGCTTCACCGCCAGGGACTCAAGGTCACTCTCAACAATCACCCCGGGCTACTTCCACGAGAGGAGAGCCGCTACGCTGAGGTGTGTGCACGACTTGGCACAGGCAGCTTGGCACCTGATGGCTCTTTCGTCTTCAATCTAGCCCTGAAGGACCACGCCGAGGTGTTCATGGACCTGCTGCACAAACCGTTTCACGCACAAGGAGTGGACTTTTGGTGGATCGACGGTGCAGCAGCGGCGGCGCCCGGTGTGAACGGGCAGATGTGGACGAACAAGGTCTACTTCGAAAAGAGTCAGTCCTACACGGGTAAGAGAGGCCTCATCTTCAGCCGCTACGGAGGACCGGGTTCCCACCGCTACCCCATCTGTTTCTCCGGCGACACTTATTCTGATTGGGGCGTGCTCCGCTACGAGATCGCCTTCACGGCGACTGCAGGCAATGTTCTGATCCCTTATTGGACGCATGACATTGGCGGCTTTTTCGGCAACAAGCTGGACGATGAGCTCTACGTGCGCTGGGTGCAATTCGGCGCATTGAGCCCTTGCCTGCGCCTGCATAGCGACCATGGCATACGCGAACCATGGCATTACAACGCCAAAGCCCAACGCATCGTGCGCCACTTCTTTCAGCTCCGCTACCGCTTGCTACCGTACCTCTACACCTATGCGCACGAGGCCCATCAGAGAGCCTTGCCCCTCTGCCGACCCCTTTACTTGGAGTGGCCGCACGTTGAAGAGGCATATACTTATCCTCACGAATACCTTTTGGGACGCGAACTTCTGGTTGCACCGATCGACGAGCCGGGTCGGCGTAGGGTGGCCACAAAAGAAGTCTATTTCCCACCGGGCGCATGGGTGGACCTCTTTACCGGCAGACGCATCCAGGGGCCAAAGGTGGCGGTGTGGCGCTCGTCTCTGGCGGAGATGCCGCTCTTTGCCCGCGCAGGCGCTATCATCCCCCAGGCCAACGAAGCGCGCAGCGGCACCCCTGAGACGCTCAGCATCGACGTCTACACGGGCTCTGCCGGCTCGTTTGCGCTCTACGAAGATGACGGCGAGACGCTGGCCTTCCAGAGCGGCCAATACCGCATCACGCCTATCATCTACGAAATCATTTCCGGGCACCATAGGGTGACCTTGGGGCCAGCAACCGGGAGTTATCCCAGTGCGCCGAAGGCCCGGGCCTATGTGGTTCGGTTAGTTGGGCTTCCAAAGCCGGCAGGGGTAGCCTTGAACGGCCGCAACTTGCCCCAGGCGCGGAGCAAAAGGGTTCTTGACACCAGCGAACAGGCGTGGCATTTTGACAAGAAGGCTCGTTGGGTGCTGGTCAAAACCGGACTTCGCTCCCCGAGCGAGCCGATAGTCATCTCGGTAAACTGCACAGCGGACGCCGAGTATTTGCAGCTCCTGGCTACTGCCGAACACTGCCTGCACCAGGTAGAAAGGGTGGCTAAGCTGGTACCGACCGAATCTGTGTGGGCGCCGTTGAGGCGTGAGGTGTGGACCCTAAAGAAGCGGGTCCACGCATATTGGAAGGGGGCTGTAAGTGGGACGGCGGGAAAGGAGCTGCTGCGCAATGAACTTGAAGGAACTACCGCGACCCTGCGTGGCCTCGCAGAGCGTGTGGCACGTTTGCCAGATACGGGGAGACACCGCGCTCTCCTTGAGCAGCTCTTTGAGCTTGTGGCATGCCCACGGCTGGGCGAGGTGCTCGGCGGCCAGGCCACCTTGCCTATTTCCTGCACCTTCGCCTCTGGCGCGGTTGCACCTCCCATCCTGGTGCGTAGCCGACTGGAAGTGAGCCCGGAGTGGCAGCACTGTGTGCAAGGAAGCGAGATAGTAGAGGGGAAACTGCTGCCAGGCGAGGTGTTCACGGTTCGGTTCCTCGTGACGCCTCCGACGCGCTTCAGCGTCGACCGCGTATTTTTCAAGCTGAACAATTCGTTGCGCTGGAACAACCAGGAATTTGACTACCCGGCGGAGTTTGTCTTCCCGGCGACGTTTCTGCAGGCATACCACCTGATAGGACCTTTCGACAATCTTGATGGGCAGGCGTTGGACCGGATGGAACCGCCGGAGTACGAAATTGACCTCGGTGCGCGCTACCAGGGCAGGTTTGGGCAGGTACGTTGGCAGAAGTGGCAGTGGCGTCCACCCCGTCGGTCCACCGGCGCAGTGTTTATCAACTTGCGCAACACCATCTGGTCCGGGCATGATGTAGCCGCCTATGCCGTGACCGAGCTGGAAAGCCCCAAGGAGATGCAGGTGCTCTTTGCCCTGGGCTCCACTGGCGGGTATCGGCTGTGGGTGAACGGGGAGATGGTGCACGTACATCGCCAGCAAAGGCCGGCAGAGATTGGACAGGATCGCCTCCTTGTTCACCTCCGCGCCGGCCGCAACCGCGTGCTCATCAAGTCGGCGCACACGGGGGGGAGCTGGGGCTTTTTCCTTCAGGTAACCGATACGCGTGGGCGACCCGTTCCCGGGCTGATCAACACGTACGTCGAGTGA
- a CDS encoding SMC family ATPase, whose product MVIESLQLRNYRRFRFLELEFPENLIGIIGPNGAGKSTIVEALGWALYGNRIVRTDKSDVRSQFASVRDVCAAELVFSCAGHQYRVVRQLKGKNAIAEAAIYRDGVETPAAVQDSGVTEFVEKLLGLDYQSFFASVFARQKELDTFSRLATAERLKCINRLINIEQIDRIREQVRQDRNRRRDYSDGLRASLKDERLLREQLAQLEARIADKKVQEGQAKAALEKARQALRKAKTQLEALSVTRDRFVQLSSRQEHLTGAIRQWQESLASARRQLEELEQAKVRLEQMAPQLKELSGVRAEKERLDKAATAFASRQAKEAELARLRQQMESLSSSIAELESTAATLGQLTAQLEEVSASIGVLERQLEKAEEHIRQLASDRKTVENRGIDLRHKREQVEQLGPTGPCPVCTRPLGEQHAAVLRNFTQQLEQLRQDYRRYQEQERLAIQERTRSKEELARLRRLQEELLPKRQSAFEASKQLAQAQRLLTEHQQRCRVLEQEIAALGPIAYDEKTHQTLKRRLDELTDLHNQALTLQGTVNQRPRVEAEVTRLQRSIETATAELAELREEINSVGFDEQAYQQAREEVERCTQMVEKHQDEHYQVREELLSLTKEKERVLAELDEHQRQLQAIAEAEDEARYLDLLDYHFDRFRQELANRLRPLIAARASELLRLTTQGRYSLLELDHEYNVRLYDGTTPYPLARFSGGEQDLTNLCLRIAISQVVAERSGVTPMNFIVLDEIFGSQDEHRRELILNALNTLSARFRQIFVITHIEQVRDSLPVVISVAEQGEHESVARFV is encoded by the coding sequence ATGGTCATCGAGTCTCTGCAGCTGCGCAATTATCGACGCTTTCGATTTTTGGAGCTGGAGTTTCCCGAGAACTTGATCGGCATCATTGGGCCCAACGGGGCCGGCAAGAGCACGATCGTCGAAGCGCTGGGGTGGGCGCTGTATGGCAACCGCATCGTGCGCACCGACAAGTCCGACGTCCGCTCCCAATTCGCCTCAGTGCGCGACGTGTGCGCTGCAGAGCTGGTGTTCTCATGTGCAGGCCATCAATACCGAGTCGTGCGCCAACTAAAGGGGAAAAATGCGATTGCCGAGGCGGCCATCTACAGGGACGGGGTCGAAACGCCCGCAGCCGTGCAAGATTCTGGCGTCACCGAATTTGTGGAAAAGCTCCTGGGCCTGGACTACCAGTCGTTTTTTGCTTCGGTGTTTGCCAGACAAAAGGAGTTGGACACCTTTTCGCGCCTCGCTACGGCCGAGCGCCTCAAGTGCATTAACCGGCTCATCAACATCGAGCAGATTGACCGCATCCGGGAGCAGGTACGGCAGGATCGCAACAGGCGCCGCGATTACAGCGATGGCCTTAGGGCGAGTCTCAAGGACGAAAGGCTCCTCCGGGAGCAACTCGCCCAGCTCGAGGCGCGCATTGCTGACAAGAAGGTCCAGGAAGGGCAGGCAAAGGCCGCTTTGGAAAAGGCACGGCAGGCGTTGCGCAAGGCCAAGACCCAGCTCGAGGCGCTGAGTGTCACGCGCGACCGCTTTGTCCAGCTCTCCTCACGCCAGGAGCACCTCACTGGCGCCATAAGGCAATGGCAGGAATCTCTGGCCAGCGCCAGGCGCCAGCTGGAAGAGCTAGAGCAAGCAAAGGTGAGACTGGAGCAGATGGCGCCTCAACTGAAAGAGCTCTCTGGGGTGCGTGCCGAGAAGGAGCGTCTGGACAAGGCCGCGACCGCCTTTGCCTCACGCCAAGCAAAGGAAGCCGAACTGGCGCGCCTCCGGCAGCAGATGGAAAGCCTTTCAAGTTCCATCGCCGAGCTGGAAAGCACGGCGGCAACGCTGGGCCAACTCACCGCCCAACTGGAGGAAGTGAGCGCCAGCATCGGAGTACTCGAGAGGCAACTCGAAAAGGCCGAGGAACACATTCGACAATTGGCCTCAGACCGGAAAACAGTCGAGAACAGAGGCATAGATCTGCGGCACAAAAGGGAACAAGTGGAACAGTTGGGGCCCACGGGTCCCTGTCCTGTCTGCACCCGCCCCCTCGGCGAGCAGCACGCCGCTGTGCTCCGCAACTTTACGCAGCAGCTGGAGCAGCTCCGCCAGGACTACCGTCGCTATCAGGAGCAGGAACGCCTCGCCATTCAAGAGCGCACCCGCAGCAAGGAGGAGCTTGCCAGACTCCGTCGCCTCCAGGAGGAGCTCTTGCCAAAGAGACAGTCCGCCTTCGAGGCGTCCAAGCAGTTGGCACAGGCGCAGAGGCTTCTGACCGAGCACCAACAAAGGTGTAGGGTCTTGGAGCAAGAGATCGCCGCCCTCGGACCCATCGCCTATGATGAGAAGACCCACCAAACCCTCAAGCGGCGCTTAGACGAGCTGACCGACTTGCATAATCAGGCCCTCACCCTCCAAGGTACGGTGAACCAGCGCCCGCGTGTGGAGGCGGAAGTCACACGGCTGCAGCGCTCCATCGAAACGGCAACCGCAGAGCTTGCCGAACTGCGCGAGGAAATCAACTCTGTCGGGTTCGACGAGCAGGCCTACCAGCAGGCCCGTGAAGAAGTAGAGAGGTGCACACAGATGGTAGAAAAGCACCAGGATGAGCACTACCAGGTGCGCGAGGAGCTTCTCTCTCTGACAAAGGAAAAGGAGCGGGTCCTGGCTGAATTGGATGAGCACCAACGGCAGTTGCAGGCAATCGCCGAGGCTGAAGATGAGGCGCGCTATTTGGACCTCTTAGACTATCACTTCGACCGATTCCGGCAGGAACTTGCCAACCGCTTGCGCCCGTTGATTGCCGCGCGAGCCTCCGAGCTGCTTCGTCTTACCACGCAAGGACGCTATTCGCTCCTGGAGCTGGACCACGAATACAACGTCCGCCTTTACGATGGTACGACGCCCTACCCTCTGGCCCGCTTTTCCGGCGGCGAGCAGGACCTCACCAATCTCTGCCTGCGCATCGCCATCAGCCAAGTGGTAGCTGAGCGGAGTGGCGTGACACCCATGAATTTCATCGTCCTGGACGAGATTTTTGGCTCCCAGGACGAACATCGGCGCGAACTGATCCTCAACGCACTGAACACGCTGTCGGCGCGCTTCCGGCAGATATTTGTCATAACCCACATAGAACAGGTGCGCGACAGCCTCCCTGTAGTCATTAGCGTGGCAGAACAAGGAGAACACGAGAGCGTCGCACGCTTCGTGTAG
- a CDS encoding flippase-like domain-containing protein, giving the protein MARNGNRWKMALGIALSIFFLWIAFRKVDAHRMAEAFRQANYWYLLPGVAALFTAHWLRAVRHQYLLDPVKHIRLWPLFSALMVGYFANTLLPAHLGELVRAYVIGRKEKLSGSAVFATIALERVIDMVSLLLITALTLTLRPFPPSVAIPSEVGTSGYLMLGATAALVLFLVLLKVKTEPALRLANSCLRPFGQGLRERALRLLRDFVAGLMPLRRSADYPVVAVISVLLWVGYLVNLYCVMLAFGLAGSGVGLSAALVVLVITTISIVVPSSPGYVGTYHYLAVLSLTLFGVDKSVALSFAVVAHATAVFSVTMVGMACAWSEGVSLSAMSRREHLASHGYDGQRPAGC; this is encoded by the coding sequence GTGGCGCGGAACGGAAACAGGTGGAAGATGGCGCTGGGGATCGCGTTGAGCATTTTTTTCCTGTGGATCGCCTTTCGCAAAGTGGACGCCCATCGGATGGCTGAAGCATTTCGGCAAGCCAACTATTGGTACCTGCTGCCCGGGGTAGCTGCCCTCTTCACGGCCCACTGGCTGCGGGCCGTGCGCCACCAATACCTGCTGGACCCTGTGAAGCACATCCGCCTCTGGCCGCTCTTTTCGGCCCTCATGGTTGGTTACTTCGCCAATACGCTCTTGCCGGCGCACTTGGGGGAGCTGGTGCGTGCCTATGTGATCGGCCGAAAAGAAAAGCTTTCGGGGAGCGCCGTCTTTGCCACGATAGCGTTGGAGCGGGTCATCGACATGGTGTCGTTGCTGCTGATCACCGCCTTGACGCTGACTCTGAGGCCTTTCCCGCCCTCCGTGGCCATCCCCAGCGAGGTGGGCACCAGCGGATACCTGATGTTGGGCGCCACGGCCGCGTTGGTGCTCTTCTTAGTGCTGCTAAAGGTAAAGACCGAGCCAGCGCTGCGTCTGGCGAACTCTTGCTTGCGCCCATTTGGCCAGGGCCTCCGTGAACGCGCTCTCCGCCTCCTGCGCGATTTTGTCGCCGGCTTGATGCCGCTCCGCCGATCCGCAGACTACCCAGTGGTGGCGGTCATATCGGTGCTGCTTTGGGTGGGGTACCTGGTGAACCTCTACTGCGTGATGCTCGCATTTGGCCTAGCCGGCTCTGGGGTGGGATTGTCTGCAGCACTGGTGGTGCTGGTCATCACCACCATAAGCATCGTGGTTCCCTCCTCGCCCGGTTACGTGGGTACCTACCACTACCTGGCCGTGTTGTCGCTCACCCTGTTCGGGGTTGACAAGAGCGTGGCCCTGAGCTTTGCTGTGGTGGCCCATGCCACAGCCGTGTTCAGCGTGACCATGGTCGGCATGGCGTGCGCGTGGAGCGAGGGGGTCTCGCTGAGCGCGATGTCGCGTCGGGAGCACCTGGCTTCTCACGGATACGACGGGCAGAGACCGGCAGGTTGCTAG
- the ychF gene encoding redox-regulated ATPase YchF: MRIGIVGLPLCGKTTLFNALTRGHARVDSFLGAKEEAHVGVVKVPDPRLDFLAQLFQPKKVTPTTVEYTDLAGVEKGASKKSGLGDQLLGRVRVFDALLVVLRLFVDQTVPHPEGSIDARRDFGLLAMEFLLSDLGIVEHRLDKLRKSVLKTHSADEQREVVLMERCLALLEKEQPLRQLDLSAEEERLVRPYQFLTRKPMLVVLNIGEAQLPEAQAIVAAHADLIGGPGCMVSAACAKMEMELAELEPEEAAVFCTEMGIEEPAMSRIVRQSYELLGLLTFFTYVSDEVRAWTIPRGATARQAAGAIHSDIERGFIRAEVVSIADLQAQGSLARCRDKGLLRLEGKEYIVQDGDVITFRFHV, from the coding sequence GTGCGCATAGGAATCGTCGGTCTGCCGCTCTGCGGCAAAACCACGCTTTTCAACGCCCTGACTCGCGGCCATGCACGAGTTGATAGCTTCCTCGGGGCAAAAGAGGAGGCACATGTGGGCGTAGTCAAAGTCCCGGATCCCCGGCTGGATTTCCTCGCGCAGCTTTTTCAGCCGAAGAAGGTCACTCCTACCACCGTCGAATACACCGACCTTGCCGGGGTAGAAAAAGGGGCGAGCAAAAAGAGTGGGCTTGGTGACCAGCTCTTGGGCAGAGTGCGAGTCTTCGATGCGCTGCTGGTGGTCCTGCGCCTCTTTGTCGACCAAACGGTGCCGCACCCGGAAGGCAGTATCGACGCCAGGCGCGACTTTGGCCTCCTTGCCATGGAGTTCCTCCTCTCTGACCTGGGCATCGTGGAGCACAGGTTGGACAAACTACGAAAGAGTGTGCTCAAGACGCACAGCGCAGATGAGCAGCGTGAAGTCGTGCTCATGGAGCGCTGCCTTGCGCTTCTGGAGAAGGAGCAGCCCTTACGCCAGCTTGATCTCAGCGCAGAAGAAGAGCGGCTTGTCCGCCCTTACCAGTTTCTCACCCGAAAGCCGATGCTGGTGGTGCTGAATATCGGCGAAGCGCAGCTTCCTGAAGCGCAGGCTATTGTAGCTGCACACGCAGATCTCATTGGAGGCCCTGGGTGCATGGTGTCGGCTGCCTGCGCTAAAATGGAAATGGAACTGGCCGAGCTCGAACCGGAGGAAGCCGCAGTCTTTTGCACGGAGATGGGGATTGAAGAGCCGGCCATGTCCAGAATCGTGCGGCAGTCCTACGAGCTGCTTGGCTTACTGACCTTTTTCACCTACGTGAGCGACGAGGTGCGTGCCTGGACGATCCCACGCGGCGCCACGGCCAGGCAAGCAGCTGGCGCAATCCATAGCGACATTGAGCGCGGCTTCATTCGCGCGGAAGTGGTCAGCATAGCGGACCTCCAAGCGCAGGGCTCGCTGGCCCGCTGCCGCGACAAGGGCCTCCTCCGTCTGGAAGGGAAGGAGTACATAGTCCAAGACGGAGACGTCATCACGTTCCGCTTTCACGTGTAG